A single genomic interval of Pseudomonadales bacterium harbors:
- a CDS encoding SRPBCC family protein produces MDIEKVFQVAAPREKVWDFVTSAEQVATCIPGVEGVEVVEPGKYKGLMTIKVGPIKASVKADVHELEQRPPEFASYSIQGEEGGRASRLTAEAKLQLRPLEANLTEVTFNANVVIVGRLGKFAGGVMNKLADSMSEEFVTAFRSRLEPVAPVPVAPAAPPAPTPGLWSRFIAFLRRLFGGS; encoded by the coding sequence ATGGATATCGAAAAGGTTTTTCAGGTTGCCGCCCCACGTGAAAAGGTCTGGGACTTCGTCACCAGCGCAGAGCAGGTGGCAACCTGCATTCCCGGTGTGGAAGGGGTGGAGGTCGTCGAACCAGGCAAGTACAAGGGCCTGATGACGATCAAGGTCGGACCGATCAAGGCATCGGTAAAGGCCGATGTACACGAACTGGAACAGCGTCCGCCCGAATTCGCTTCCTACAGCATCCAGGGGGAGGAAGGTGGCCGCGCCAGCCGTCTGACCGCCGAGGCAAAGCTGCAACTGAGGCCGCTCGAGGCGAACCTCACCGAGGTGACATTCAACGCGAATGTCGTGATCGTCGGCAGGCTCGGCAAGTTTGCTGGCGGCGTCATGAACAAGCTCGCCGACAGCATGAGCGAAGAATTCGTGACGGCCTTCCGCTCCCGGCTCGAACCCGTGGCGCCCGTCCCGGTCGCTCCTGCCGCCCCACCAGCGCCGACGCCCGGGCTGTGGAGCCGTTTCATCGCATTCCTGCGCCGCCTGTTCGGGGGGAGCTGA
- a CDS encoding AMP-binding protein: MSADLIHEPPLMAQLMIEGLNRYDDRPCLLLGDTVLSYAQMREQTSRMVQVLQAQGLGVGSRVAVLSGNRPEVLANLAAMQIAGCCGTTLHPLGSLDDHAYVLMDAGIETLIYDAPAFEQRAAELRVRVPGLKRLLAFGPTTAGEDYLELATHFTAQPLVAPDVRPDDVTSIIYTGGTTGKPKGVMSTARGGAYLSMLQMAEWEFPEELRMLICTPLSHAAAAFFIPVLQRGGAFYVPRGFTPDQFFDMVEQHGITATMLVPVMIYMLLDSPRAATADLSSLETIFYGASAMSPGRLREGIEKWGQIFYQFFGQSEAPMALANLRRREHDLSRPQRLASCGRPAPWIHLALLDDDNRPVPAGEPGEVCVRGPLVMKGYLGLPEQTAEAFAGGWLHTGDIGRMDDEGFLYIIDRKKDMIVSGGFNVFPREVEDVLSAHPAVAQAAVIGVPDAHWGEAVKALVVLRPGMNGDAALVMELIESVKRAKGSVQAPKSVDFVPTIPLTPVGKPDKKALRAQYWAGAHRKV, translated from the coding sequence ATGAGCGCCGATCTGATCCACGAACCACCGCTGATGGCCCAGTTGATGATCGAAGGGCTGAATCGCTACGACGATCGTCCGTGCCTGTTGCTGGGCGACACCGTGCTCAGTTACGCCCAGATGCGCGAGCAGACCAGTCGCATGGTCCAGGTGCTGCAGGCGCAAGGACTCGGGGTCGGTTCAAGAGTGGCGGTGTTATCGGGCAACCGCCCCGAAGTGCTGGCAAACCTGGCAGCAATGCAGATCGCCGGATGCTGCGGTACCACCTTGCATCCATTGGGGTCGCTCGACGACCACGCCTACGTGCTGATGGACGCGGGCATCGAGACGTTGATCTACGATGCGCCCGCGTTCGAGCAGCGTGCCGCGGAACTGCGCGTGCGTGTGCCGGGGCTGAAGAGGCTGCTGGCTTTCGGGCCCACGACAGCGGGTGAGGACTATCTGGAGCTTGCAACGCATTTCACGGCGCAGCCGCTGGTCGCACCGGACGTACGGCCCGACGACGTGACCTCGATCATCTACACCGGAGGCACCACGGGAAAGCCCAAGGGTGTGATGTCGACGGCGCGTGGTGGTGCGTACCTGAGCATGCTGCAGATGGCCGAATGGGAGTTTCCCGAAGAACTGCGCATGCTGATCTGTACACCGCTGTCACATGCAGCGGCAGCGTTCTTCATTCCGGTGCTGCAACGCGGAGGAGCGTTCTATGTGCCGCGCGGCTTCACACCGGATCAGTTCTTCGACATGGTCGAGCAGCACGGCATCACGGCGACGATGCTGGTGCCGGTGATGATCTACATGTTGCTCGATTCACCGCGTGCGGCGACTGCCGACCTGTCGAGCCTCGAGACGATCTTCTACGGCGCGTCGGCGATGAGTCCTGGACGTCTGCGTGAAGGTATCGAAAAGTGGGGGCAGATCTTCTACCAGTTCTTCGGCCAGTCCGAAGCCCCGATGGCGCTCGCCAACCTGCGTCGGCGCGAACACGATCTGTCACGGCCGCAGCGTCTGGCTTCATGTGGGCGTCCGGCGCCATGGATCCACCTCGCGCTGCTCGACGACGACAATCGTCCGGTGCCTGCCGGCGAGCCCGGTGAGGTCTGCGTGCGCGGACCGCTGGTGATGAAGGGATATCTCGGTCTGCCGGAACAGACTGCGGAAGCGTTTGCCGGCGGCTGGCTGCACACCGGTGATATCGGGCGCATGGACGACGAGGGCTTCCTGTACATCATCGACCGCAAGAAGGACATGATCGTCAGCGGTGGTTTCAACGTGTTTCCGCGCGAAGTCGAAGATGTGTTGTCGGCACACCCGGCGGTAGCGCAGGCGGCAGTGATCGGCGTTCCCGATGCGCACTGGGGCGAAGCGGTGAAGGCGCTGGTCGTGCTGCGACCCGGGATGAACGGCGATGCTGCGCTCGTGATGGAGCTCATCGAATCCGTCAAACGCGCGAAGGGCTCGGTACAGGCACCGAAGTCGGTCGATTTCGTCCCCACGATCCCGCTGACTCCCGTCGGCAAGCCGGACAAGAAGGCGCTGCGCGCGCAGTACTGGGCAGGGGCGCACCGCAAGGTATGA